A genomic segment from Ptychodera flava strain L36383 chromosome 19, AS_Pfla_20210202, whole genome shotgun sequence encodes:
- the LOC139119075 gene encoding elongation factor G, mitochondrial-like, with the protein MSVFNKLSTLAASHNGLVRFHGKRMIPCMCNYYSSQQGQFGKVQKDVEKIRNIGISAHIDSGKTTLTERVLFYTGRIAKMHEVRGKDKVGATMDFMELERERGITIQSAATYTEWKDVNINIIDTPGHVDFTVEVERALRVLDGAVLVLCAVGGVQSQTLTVNRQMKRYNVPCLAFINKLDRLGANPHRVLSQMRAKLNHNAAFLQLPIGLENNCQGVVDLVKGCAVYFDGDYGINIREDEIPKDMRSEAEDKRQELIEAVSNADEELGEMFLEELKPSEQQIKDAIRRSTIKRTFTPVMMGTALKNRGVQPMLDAVIEYLPNPTQVKNFAMLADDESENKIWMNPERTNEHPFVGLAFKLEAGRFGQLTYVRVYQGTLKRGDSMYNARTGRRVRVPRLVRMHSNNMEDVSEVFAGDICALFGVDCYSGDTFVSNQKHLLSMESMYVPDPVISLSMRPEKKQDSDNFGKAIGRFTKEDPTFKVYFDTESRETIVSGMGELHLEIYAQRMKSEYNCPVITGKPKVAFRETLVRPTEFEYTHKKQTGGAGQYAKVNGVLEPLDPESFTKLEFEDMTVGTNVPKQFVPAVEKGFLEGCEKGHMIGQKITGIRMKLVDGAHHAVDSSEFAFKLAGTYALQQTMKNAECQILEPIMNVEITAPEEFQGTILAGINRKSAVITGTDGAEGYFTLYCDVPLNEMFGYATELRSQTQGKGEFTMEYSRYQPTKAALQAELVHQYQLETGQIKEKSSKKARY; encoded by the exons ATGAGCGTTTTTAATAAGTTATCGACGCTGGCTGCCAGTCACAATGGACTCGTAAGATTTCATGGGAAACGC ATGATACCTTGTATGTGTAATTACTACTCCAGCCAGCAGGGGCAATTTGGCAAAGTACAG aaagatgttgaaaagatcCGGAATATTGGAATTTCAGCTCACATTGATTCCGGAAAAACTACCCTCACAGAAAGAGTATTATTCTACACAGGCAGGATAGCCAAAATGCACGAG GTGAGGGGGAAAGACAAAGTTGGAGCAACAATGGACTTCATGGAACTTGAAAGAGAGCGAGGAATAACAATCCAGTCTGCAGCAACATACACAGAGTGGAAAGATGTGAACATAAATATCATTGATACCCCTG GTCATGTGGACTTCACTGTTGAAGTGGAGAGAGCTCTCCGTGTTCTGGATGGAGCTGTGTTGGTTCTGTGTGCGGTGGGCGGAGTACAGAGTCAGACCCTGACAGTGAACAGACAGATGAAGAGATACAATGTTCCGTGTTTAGCATTCATAAACAAATTAGACAG ACTTGGTGCCAATCCACACAGAGTTCTCTCACAGATGAGAGCCAAGCTCAACCACAATGCCGCATTCCTTCAATTACCCATCGGTCTTGAAAACAACTGCCAGGGAGTAGTAGATCTCGTGAAAGGCTGTGCTGTCTATTTTGATGGTGATTATGG TATCAACATCAGAGAGGATGAAATCCCAAAAGACATGCGCAGTGAAGCTGAAGACAAACGTCAGGAACTTATAG AGGCTGTTTCTAATGCTGATGAAGAGTTAGGCGAGATGTTCCTTGAAGAACTCAAACCATCGGAACAACAGATAAAG GATGCCATCCGTAGGTCAACGATCAAGAGGACATTCACCCCAGTGATGATGGGCACAGCCCTGAAGAACAGAGGTGTCCAACCCATGTTGGATGCAGTAATTGAGTACCTACCCAATCCAACACAAGTAAAGAACTTTGCCATGCTTGCCGATGATGAAAG TGAGAACAAAATTTGGATGAATCCGGAAAGAACAAATGAGCATCCGTTTGTTGGGTTAGCTTTCAAACTCGAG GCTGGGAGGTTTGGACAGTTGACCTATGTGCGTGTTTACCAGGGAACTTTGAAGAGGGGAGACAGTATGTACAATGCAAGGACAGGCAGGAGAGTCAGGGTGCCGAGACTTGTGAGAATGCACTCAAACAATATGGAG GATGTCAGTGAAGTCTTTGCAGGAGATATCTGTGCCCTCTTTGGCGTTGACTGTTACAGCGGAGACACATTCGTCTCAAATCAGAAGCATTTACTCTCAATG gAATCGATGTATGTTCCAGACCCAGTTATTTCATTGTCCATGAGACCAGAGAAGAAG CAAGACTCTGATAACTTTGGCAAGGCAATCGGAAGATTCACCAAAGAAGATCCAACGTTTAAAGTTTACTTTGACACCGAGAGCAGAGAG ACCATCGTCTCAGGAATGGGGGAACTTCATCTGGAGATTTACGCCCAGAGAATGAAGAGTGAATATAACTGTCCAGTGATTACCGGCAAACCCAAAGTGGCCTTCAGGGAAACCCTGGTCAGGCCAACAGA GTTTGAATACACTCACAAGAAACAGACAGGAGGTGCTGGCCAGTATGCCAAAGTTAACGGTGTTCTGGAG ccTCTGGATCCAGAATCCTTCACCAAACTGGAGTTTGAGGACATGACAGTTGGCACCAATGTCCCGAAACAGTTCGTGCCCGCTGTCGAGAAGGGTTTCTTGGAGGGTTGTGAGAAGGGTCACATGATTGGTCAGAAGATAACGGGAATCAGGATGAAGCTGGTTGATGGCGCCCACCACGCCGTTGACTCCAGTGAATTCGCCTTCAAGTTGGCTGGAACGTACGCTTTACAGCAAA CCATGAAGAATGCGGAGTGCCAGATCTTGGAGCCCATCATGAATGTGGAAATTACCGCTCCCGAGGAATTCCAAGGAACAATTCTTGCGGGCATCAACCGGAAGAGTGCAGTCATCACAGGCACTGACGGTGCGGAGGGATACTTCACATTGTATTGCGAT GTTCCCCTCAATGAGATGTTTGGTTACGCCACTGAACTGCGATCGCAAACGCAAGGAAAAGGAGAATTCACCATGGAATACTCGCGGTACCAGCCAACCAAAGCAGCCCTGCAGGCAGAACTGGTACACCAGTATCAGCTCGAAACGGgacaaatcaaagagaaatcGTCCAAAAAAGCCAGATATTAG